The window TTAGGGTTAGCCTCCACATTTCCTTCAATAATAGTTTGTTAAACTTCTTTGCAGATATTTTGAGCTGCTTATCCTCCGAAAGGTACCTGGTTTTGTTTAAGGCAACTGTCATTTTGGGGGTGGAGGTAGCGGGAAGGCAGGGCAGGCCTCGAATTCGATTTTGCCTTCTTTTTAAGTGTAGTATGATCACAAATAGCTCCCCCAAACTTAAGGAAgacaaatttaaaatcatttacaTAGTTCTTTTTTTTGGTCATTAAACTTTAATTTCCATAGGTAAACATTAGTCATTAGTCCATTATTGATATTGTCAATGGATTGTATTTGACCACAATAGTCCAGGACCAATATCCCCTAACTAGCATATGCCATTGTAGTCATCACTTTTCTTTCTTAGAATTTATACATAAAGTCTGCCACAAAGACATTcataattaacttaaaactaaaaaattactGAAATTAGAGAATTGAATATTATTTTCTGTAATTGTTAGAGTTTGATGACAGAAAGAAATTACATAAAAAGTATGTCTTCATGTGCATTTTTGGAAGAAAGTTAGATCATGTAAAGAAGAGAACCTTAGTGGCAGAATCTGGCCTCATGGACACACCCTCTCGGGCTGCTGATCTCATTTGATAGGAAACTTTCCCTACTTGACGAGCTGCCATGACTTCCTGTTTCACCCAAAAGCTGCAACCGATGATTCCAATAACGCAAGCCAAAGTGAAAGACGCCCTTCCCACCCTTTTAGCCATGTTGTGGTCATTGGCTTTGTTGCGTCTTGATGGTGTCCGAAACCCACTTGCAGCACAAGTTATTGGACCAAGGATTTGCCTAGCTGGGTAGCTCCTGAAGCCTTTACCAGGGGAGAAAGGAGAACGGCGGAAGCTGAATTGGAGATTTGCGGCATGGTAGGAAGAAGGGATGCGAAGGGGAAGGGGTGTGCGGGGGAGGGTGTAGCAATGGAGGCGAAGTGCCGACTCCATTTGTTTTTCATTGTATGTAAGGCTAGGATTAGTTATCCCAGTCTTATGTAACAATAAAACGGCCGCATGGACGATGAATCTGGTTTTCCTTTGGAGGAAGTAAGGTATAATTGTACTGGTTTCAACCAAACATTCTCAGAGGCAAAGCATCTGTGTCAACAGCATTTCATGCATGCCATTTATAGAGTTCCAAAACTGAAAATCTGAACCTATTTTGGGTTTGATCAGTTGACCCTAAAATGAAAATCTTTAATGATACCAATTTTCTTCAGTATATGTCAGCCATTTCCAAACCCTATCACTTTGTTTTCAGCTTGTACTGATTTTGCCTCAAACTATAAAATACTATAAGCCAACCATAATGTCCCAAGAGTAACATGGAAAAAGAGGGTCTCTTCCTTCATATCCAGGAGAGGAACAAACTTTACTTTCGAAGTTAAAGATTCCTTGATCAGTATCCACAAGTCTCTTTATCAACCCTTCAAAACTAAATCAGAATCAGCATTTAGAACTGTGATAGAAATTTTTTCTGAACATGTAACCGTGAACACCAAATTTGGAACAATTTTTTTGGCTGGAATGCCTAACATCATCTGTGATGGCAACTGCTATACATGCATGGGCatacaaaaatggaaaatggaaaagaaaagaaaaggctcaTCCTGCATATATGAGATCCATGACCATTGGGCTTCTCCATGGAGGCCACCTGACCGTACAGAGACTGGTTGATTATCATGAGACTTAGGCAGAGCTCGATCATTAggctgagaaaaaaaattaaaggaattaCTTGCTGCCACTCTTTTGAGAATTATtaccataattttatttcttatggatGGTGGAAATGTAGTGTGTGGAAGAATTATTACCAAAATTTTTTGGTCAGAAATGTTTTAATGGTTATTATAAAAGCCTACCCAAGTAAGGTTTGTAAATTTATGATGAGTATCTTTATACAAAAAAGAATTTGTGATTCGGCCATGTGAGACTTCTTCTAGGTTATTGAGAAGGCATGTGGCTTGGGCTCGAGGAGCTGCAATGAGTCAGAAACACCTACAGAGGGCGACAGGCCTGGCGAATGCCCTCCAGTCTCCATTGAAAAATCCGACACTTCTGCTCCTCTTTCTGAAAGGCTGAAACTCAGTGAGGGGACTGAAGGTATACGCCACTTTCATGTGAGCATCTTTCAAGAAAGCAGGGCCAAAAAGGTTCAGGGTTTTAGGTAAAGCTCCTCGTCACTGTGCAGTTCAATGCAACCACTACGTTACACAGGCCCCATCTAATGATTATCAccattttcatgcatttttccTAGCAAGAAAATGACCACCCATGAATATATTGATTCTGTAAGACAAGCCACTTCCCTACAATTGTAAGAATAAGaatctcagaaaccaaacaaagaaataagGCAAAAGGAGATCTTGATTCAGCACTGGAGTGTTTGAGCTCCTAATTCCGTGCTCCCAAGATGGCTTCATTTTCTTGCAATCATCTGATTGTGGTTCAGCCCAGCTCTTGTTGTTACTTGATTCTGCTGAATGTAAACATGCAGGTGTAGACAGGTATAGAGAAATATTCTTCTCGTACAGCCGGTTGCTTGTGCATAGCCCACTGTTTCCTCTAACATCCAGCCTCTTCCCAAGCCTGTTAATGAATTCTTCCGGAAATAATAGCTCCCCACTTAGATGATTTTGGCTCAAATTTAGCTGATCTAATCTTGGAAGTGTCCCTAAATCTGGAGGGATTATCCCATTTAGGCTGTTCTTGTCTAGAGACAGAGCAGTGAGATTCctcaaaaatggaaaatactTGGGTATGGGGCCTGTTAACCCACATCCTGAAAAGCTCAATACCGTGAGCTTTCTGAATGTCCCTATAAACAGGGGTATCCCTGTGTTTAAAGGGTTGTATTGAATCAATAAGTACTCTAACTGCTCCATACCTGAGAGAGTTTGAGGGATTGGCCCGGTTAAAAAGTTATTGCTCAAATCCAATAAGACCAACCTCTTCAGCTTACCCAAATATTGGGGTATTCTTCCAGCCAACCTGTTTGAACCCAAATCAACTTTTTGGAGGAGCTGAAGCTGACCCAATGTATAAGGCACCCTCCCTTCCAGGCCATTCCAGCTGATGTCCAAAATGGTCAAGCTTTTTAACCCTCCAATCTCTACAGGGATTTCACCACTCAGGTTGTTGTAGCTGAGGTCAAGCTGCTCCAAACTGCCCAACCCACCAAGCTCCTTTGGGATTTCTCCCTGCAGATTGTTCTGAGACAAGCAAAGGATCCTCAAATTTGCAACCTCTCCTAGACTTGCGGGAATCACTCCATGGAGGGATGGATTTGATTCAAGGGCTAGATGTTCTAAGGAAGAGAATGCACCAAAGAGGGTTGGAGAAAGAGAGACTGGTGAAGTCAGGAAACAGTCAAAAATAGAGAGGGTTCTCAGATAAGGTAACTTGAGCAGGGACTTTGCAGGTAGATTAGCATTAGCTTTGCAAGGAGGGATAAGAACATCAGGGCCAACATGAATCTTAGTGACATGAAAGATTAGAGGGTCTTGGCTAATCTCACATTGAACACCAGGCCATGGAGTGTCGGTACATGGTTGTGGGTGCATCTCTGCCCAGCTTGGGTCCTCTAGAAGGGCATCCATAACTTCAAAAAGCCCCAACAGCTCCTCCTCCTCCATCACTACTGTTTCACCACCATCTGAGTTTTTCTGCAAGGCAACCACCCCAGCTGCCAAAACAAGCAACCCCACAAGAAGAAGACACACAGAAGCCAtgagagaaaagagaagaaactgATAAAAGCCAAGAGAAAAGAACccttaaattaaatgaaaggtTGAAACTGAAACTGTGACTTTAGCCTGAGTGAAGATatgcttcattttcttttacaaagcTTCCCTGATTGATCGATTCAGAGAAAAAGGGAGGTAAGGAATATATGTTAACTCACTATCATGTCAGTATAAGGCAACCCTAAGTTGTCGCCTCTTCTTCCCACACATATATGAGAGTGAAGATGACAGTGTTAGTTTGCATGGAAATGGAAGAGATGATGGGCAGTAACAGTTGCCACAAGAGGAAACATTTGTCAGAAGGAGAAGAACAGTAACATGATGAGACATTGCCATATCTCAGTATCACCTATGAGGTCGACTCAACAAGGAAGCTTTTGCAGCAGATGACAGTCTCCTccatctctttctctctctgaaTCTCTCCTCCAAACCCTAGGACTTGTTGCATGCCCTGCCGCCTCTACTATAACCTCTACCATCCACAGCTTTGTCCCAAGTGAAGCTTTTATACTCTGTAAGTGCCgttttgtacaatttttctGTCCATCCAAATAGTTTATAATCAGAAAAAGATCATGAGAGATTATAGGCTTTTGCCTATCCATCCTACATACATACTTTACTAGTGCCAATCTTATTTATGTCAAGAAGCTGAATCCAATGTCACCAACATGTCATTGGTTTTGTTTATTTGAGCTTGAAGAAGGAAAATAGAAATTGTGGTGATCTTCTTTAAATGAAATGTCTATTAATTCAGCATCAGAGAAACTTAGCCATTACTGGACTTGCCACATATTTCTAGTGGGTCAGAACAAATTAAGTTTAGGACTCACACCAACCCAAAGAGGCTTTATTTCCATCCACCTCACCCTGTGTACGAGGGCCCAAGACCAATCCCACCTCTCAAAACAAAGGCTTCTATGCTGATTATTGGGCCCATCTTCAAGATGTTGTTTGCAGACTCTGTCTCCATCTCATCCACTGTCCCATCTTATTTTAGCATCAAAGATTTCAAAGTACCAATCCAAGTTAGGTTTGACCAAATAGCATCAATTGGGTGTACAACCATGGGATTGTATACATCATGCTccattacaaataataataagccATGGTAGAAGCATTTTTGAGATCTGGAACCAGCACAACAACAATATGCACGCAGTGAATGAAATGGCTTAAGCAATCAAACCCAAAAATGTTATTCATTGTTGTGACAAGCATCAAGCTCAGAATCTCGACAGTTGGGCTCCTACCAgagttttcttttgttaataGTTACTAGATGTTGTTACTAAAACCAAACTACATGACTCAAAGACATTAATTAACCTCCTCAATAATCATTAAGAATCTTCTTTGTATCTTGAAACCTCCCAAAAAATTGTTCACCGTAAAATTTCTTCATGTCagtttttttttgaagttttttcacTCACccatgaaaatattgtttattataaGTACAAAGAATCAttacaattttataatatatataatattagaaaCTTCTTCCCGTAATCGATATGAAATAtcatacttatttttttatgtaaacaACATTTTCATCGTATCTCATAAGATTATGAGATCTAACAAACACATTTCTTATAAAGTGGACAAACAAAATCTCACATGGAAATAAAGTTAAagattgttattaaaaacatattttgggTTAGAGACATTACCCCCCTGGGAACGCCTTATATATATCCTCTATACTTAGAAAGAGGCCTATTCTCGTTAAAATTTTCTAGTGTACCCTTAATTTTTACCATTATTTTTCTCTAATGAAAACTTCTATTTCCATCAcccctaattttctttttattatcaatCATTAACTTATTTTAGTCATACCTCTTTCTGAAAAAGACTATTCAGATACATCCGACAGTAAATTGATATACATGAGAATGATTGATCCATCATTTATGCCATAATCACAGGTATCAATAAAGTATGAGACGTTTATGTTTGTCCACTTCTCCTTGGACTCTTCCCCTACCGATATTACTATATATAAACTACTGCTTCATTAACATCATTTTAGGCCCTAATATAACCCACAAGCGACCAATCACATTCCGCCACTCAATCTCTCACATGTGCCACTTCACCATTTCTTGTTCCCTAATCTtctattataaattaataacaattcaACCTAATCAGATAAAACTGAAATTACGGGACAACTaaagcaaaaaagaaatcacaaaaactaaattttgaCTAAAGAAAAGCGAACTCCTATCATACACGTGGCGCATACCCAAGTGAGTTGGGTCCCAGCCTTCGGAGGGATTCTCTCAATGAAAGGGATCCATTGTACACGTCTCAGCCGCATATTAAACAATCAGGGAACTGTTAGGAATGGGCCACACCGGCACGCCCACCTTTATGCGCCCAAGTTCATGAGGCTTGAATTTATATCATGAAAACTACCAGAGATAAGCATAGAGCTAGGACCCAGGTGAGATGATCTCAGCCCTTCGTTGAGGAGTGGTGGAGCCATGAATGAGAAACTGACACGTGGACTCAATCAATCATGCTTAGTAAAGACAGTACAGTATCCGTATAAGAACTGAGAAGAGGGGTTAGGTGTCACTGTGGATAAGTTTTGGAAATAGGAACTGGACCCATATACCATACAAAACTAATGGTATGTTTTAGCTAACGGCATTGTTTAATATGATTGCTATTATCATGTATCAGAGCTTCTTTGACTGGTTTCATGCTCATTCAATCATCAAGTTTCCTCTAGAAACTTTCCATTTGGCCAAACATGAAAAAGTTACAAGGACATAAGCGTAAATTGGATAAAAGTAATGGGCATTTTTGAGAATGCGGAGAGGTCGAATTATTTGCCACCTCGACAAAGATTGAAGACCTACACTTCCTTTTTCGGGTAAGCCCTCCTATAAAACCCCTTCATGATACGGTACTTCACCAACTGcattttgaaaacttgaaacCCCACGACACCAAGCCACAAAGCCTCTCTCAAGTCTCAAGTCTCaactcccttttctctctctaagcATGGCCAAACTACCTCTAAGTTTAGCGTCAACTAGACCTTACAAAACCAAAGACTATTCTCAACAACCAAATGGGATCTCCTTCTGGGCCTTTCTGGTGTCCATTTTCATTtacatttctattttctatgtCTTCAACCTCTCTCCTTCCACTCTCTTTACCACTCCCAGGTTCTGGTTCTTCATTTCCAACACCCTCATCCTTATCATAGCAGCGGATTCCGGCGCTTTCTCCTCCTCCCCAAAAGAAAACCACCAAGATTTCTATGATGAATACTTGGCAAATAGTCGAGCAAGGAACTCTCCATCCGTTGAGGTCGTCGTTGAGAAAAGCATTACACCAGTACAGGAGGTTGAGAATTTGGTAGAGAACAAGGTGGTTGTCCATGAAACTAAATTAGAACTAAAAAATGATCTTGAAAAGCCTAGTGAATCCACCCCAGAAGATACCAGTGAAGCTTACCATGACAAGAAGATCGAAGCAAGAACAATTCAGCGTAGCAAGTCTGATAAGGCGATATCGGTGAAGGCGAAAGATGAGGAGAACAAGACTGTCCTCCGCAGGTCGGAGACTGAGAAGCTGCGACCAAGTGCCGAGGAAAATGAGTTTCTGAGTATGTCAGATGAAGAACTGAATAGAAGGATCGAGGAGTTCATTCAGAAATTTAACAGGCAAATTCGGGCTTCAAGGGATCAGTACTAGAAACCTGGAACCATATTTTCGAAGTAAATTTGAGGGCTTCAAAACATTTCGCTGTTTTGTTTTGTATGCTTCTGTCTTTGTTTCTCTTGTAAAAGTTTCGAACTTTTGTAAGGACCGCTATGGCGCTATGTctatatcaaaaaaaatttccttctatgcttaaaattgtatttatcATATGTTTGGTTACGTTGATAGTGCTCCTAAAAACAGTTCTaatataaaacatgtttttaaaaatatgaactttcgaaaacatttttaaaaattaaaaacaatacttacaatactttataaaaaaataattaataaatcattttattaaagaaaattacaaaaaatatggtTAGTACTCAAACTCAAATCATATTTGATCAAGGCTATCATAGCGTTGAAATTGAAGCAGTGGGACAAAATTGAAGTGGCAGAAAGGCAACCCTAACCCATGGAGCAATAAAATTTTAGGCCCCACCCATTTTGGATTCTTGTTTAAATAGAATAATACTTTATGTTTTATACTGCGAATGGATTCCCGAAAGCATTGTTTGAAAGATACGATTACATAATCTGTGTGAACGTTGAGATATTTTAGTGAGACTGATGGTTTTACATAGCCTTATGCCCATAGAGTGGGCAATTGCTCGAATTCATTGATGTGAAATTTCCTGTTAATTAAggtgtaaataaataaatttatttgttttttttcataccttaatgttattatttattaaatgttaAAGCTAATTTCTTTTgctaatttaaaaatgttttaaatcaataattagTGTAATATATAgtatttataacatattttatactATAAGGTATCaacttttattataataataaaaagtctaaaaattactttacaaaaaatgtttctttcctttcaaagGGAATGTGAAATAATGGACCATACTCTACTGCTTTTGGTTGAGAGCCAGTAGAATTAGAGAACAAGAGTTATGGTTGATTGACAATCACGAAGGtatatggaaaataaataataaaaataaaaataagaaatgaaaaagagaaataatgttttaatttttcttaaattattaatttaaattttattacttatttttatttaagtattgtagttgtttaataaaattaattttaaatttattttatattataaaattgacaTGTTTAccctttgttttaatttatatttatattttcattaatattaaaagtattgCAGATgcaaaaatatttacaataaaaaataaattatgaaagtaAAACCATTGTTGTAAATttgatattgaaaataatttattgcttaaagttattttttattttaagttatgatattaacttaaattatcaaatatacttaaattatttaatgacttaaattaagtcattaaatttggtttatcaaacaccctttaAATAACATTCTATTTAATGATCTATAcaaatgatatattattttaattataattaaccGTCCAAAATAATTTGAGAATTCATATATGACTTGAAAATGCATTGAGAATCCATTacccataaaattattttaaagcatCTTACATCATTATATTGAATTTGAACTTGATTATTAAAAGCATATTTaacagtgattttagaaaatatttctaatttttttatttattataaaaattttcaagtgtaaaacaaattaaaaacactttataaaatcattattaaacaggttttagtgtatttatattaatttttttaaaaaataataataactcgAGATCTTATCCTTTCTAACCACTTTATTGCTATAATTACTAATCCATGTCCATAAAAATTTTGCTATTCATATATCAAAattgtgaattttttatattcagtTTGACAAGGACAACCAGATCATCATCAACCACAGAAAGTTACAAAGCAGAAAACCTCCTTCTCCTTTAAGCAGCACAATCCAAGGCAAGCACCTGTTTCTTTTCGACCATCACAATcacaataaagaaaaagaatgttaATAAAATCACTGAAATGCAGCACTGAATTGAACAGCGAAAGAAATCCAGAAGCATCCACCCAGATTAGAACTAATTCGatttttttcacatcaagtaAATTGATTTGTAGACCAATtaaagattttgattttttttcttcctttttagctttagattaatataattataaagatGTCATTAAAACAGAAACTGATGAAGATTGGGAATGACAGGACTCCCCACGATCCGGTCGGTAGATATTCTTTTGAGAAACCTTacacaaaataatattaaattacacAAAAATATGACATTGTCATAGGACAATATTCTGACACATACCATACAAGGCCGGTGCAATTAAGGAACAAAAACCAATTAGTCAGAAACCTagcaaaatgattttttggTCGACCCATCGTTTTCCATGGCAAAAGGCCCTTTAGGCTCCACCCCTCACATGCAAATAATTTTCTCTCGGACATTATTGTACGGTTGGCTTTCACTGTAATCACTTTCTTCATGAAACGTCCTATCCTATAATATTGCAtggtacattttttttcttttttttcccccaaaaaTATGGGGATAATATTATCATGAAGCTAAAAACTTTGCAATAATTCAGAGAAATTCCTGCCTATTTCTAGAAGTATCGTTGGAAGTTGTTTAGTCCACTTCGGAGACAAAGCCATGGCACAGTTGTTTTGAAGGTATGCCATGTCTCCTCCTTTTGTCAGTCCTTAATTTTTGTGACAGATGTAGGCGAAACAAAGAAAGTAGGGATCCACAAAGTGGGGATTCTTCTTTCCCTTTTCACTTTGGTCCACAGTTAAAAACTTCCTATTTATGTTTCTCATTCGAAGTTCGAACGAAGACTTCGTGTAAATTGAGGATTTTGGATATGAATGTCCCATCAAATTGCAGGACGGATGGAGCATCCGGTGAGGGTTTTTAGATATGAAAGTCCCATCAAATGTCTCTGATGCAGCCAGTAAATTTACTTTGGAAGCAACTTCCCTCTTAAAGAAAAGAATATGATAATATTAATGGTTGAAAAGATCTGGCCAATGGGTGTCTTCCACGTTGCTACAATGATTTTCACTTAAATTGATTGCCACCTTTTCTATTCGCGAAAGGTTAACATGGACACGTGGTCACCGCCCTCTTGTTTTATCTAGGATTTGACCTT of the Vitis vinifera cultivar Pinot Noir 40024 chromosome 10, ASM3070453v1 genome contains:
- the LOC100253248 gene encoding receptor like protein 29, with product MASVCLLLVGLLVLAAGVVALQKNSDGGETVVMEEEELLGLFEVMDALLEDPSWAEMHPQPCTDTPWPGVQCEISQDPLIFHVTKIHVGPDVLIPPCKANANLPAKSLLKLPYLRTLSIFDCFLTSPVSLSPTLFGAFSSLEHLALESNPSLHGVIPASLGEVANLRILCLSQNNLQGEIPKELGGLGSLEQLDLSYNNLSGEIPVEIGGLKSLTILDISWNGLEGRVPYTLGQLQLLQKVDLGSNRLAGRIPQYLGKLKRLVLLDLSNNFLTGPIPQTLSGMEQLEYLLIQYNPLNTGIPLFIGTFRKLTVLSFSGCGLTGPIPKYFPFLRNLTALSLDKNSLNGIIPPDLGTLPRLDQLNLSQNHLSGELLFPEEFINRLGKRLDVRGNSGLCTSNRLYEKNISLYLSTPACLHSAESSNNKSWAEPQSDDCKKMKPSWEHGIRSSNTPVLNQDLLLPYFFVWFLRFLFLQL
- the LOC104880516 gene encoding uncharacterized protein LOC104880516; translated protein: MAKLPLSLASTRPYKTKDYSQQPNGISFWAFLVSIFIYISIFYVFNLSPSTLFTTPRFWFFISNTLILIIAADSGAFSSSPKENHQDFYDEYLANSRARNSPSVEVVVEKSITPVQEVENLVENKVVVHETKLELKNDLEKPSESTPEDTSEAYHDKKIEARTIQRSKSDKAISVKAKDEENKTVLRRSETEKLRPSAEENEFLSMSDEELNRRIEEFIQKFNRQIRASRDQY